In Chryseobacterium camelliae, one DNA window encodes the following:
- a CDS encoding SulP family inorganic anion transporter, whose translation MKKTSFIGGIKENFPSGLVVFLVALPLCLGIALASGAPPLSGIIAGIVGGLVVGFISNSNISVSGPAAGLTAIVLTAITDLGAFNIFLCAGIIAGIIQLVLGFIRAGSISNYFPNNVIEGMLAAIGIIIILKQIPHAVGFDKDYEGHESIFDNGLNFGYFTELLEAVHPGAIIITLISIAILIVWDKVYVLRRIKMLPGALVAVVAGIILNEIFKLSDSSLAIGPKHLVSLPVPKSIDDFKNFVTLPDFSGFMNAKVWVTGATIAIVASIETLLCIEASDRLDQQRRITDTNLELKAQGIGNLVSSFIGGLPMTSVVVRSSANANAGATSKLSTIIHGTLLLICVLSIPAILNLIPFATLAAVLLLVGYKLAKPATFRHFWHLGKFQFIPFLATVVAVVATDLLKGVGIGLAISVLYILQGNMKRAYYLSREKLNDADGIMIRLSEEVSFLNKAAIKKTLKNIKPNSAVTIDARETSYIATDVLEMIQDFANIRAKEEDITVELLGFKTSYLDYERKEDSHIIVTHKRAI comes from the coding sequence ATGAAAAAGACATCATTTATCGGAGGAATCAAGGAGAATTTCCCTTCAGGGCTCGTTGTATTCCTGGTTGCACTCCCGCTCTGCCTGGGAATTGCCCTGGCATCGGGAGCACCGCCCTTATCAGGAATTATCGCTGGCATCGTCGGTGGCCTGGTTGTAGGGTTCATCAGTAATTCAAACATATCCGTTTCCGGTCCGGCAGCCGGGTTAACAGCTATCGTACTTACAGCTATTACGGATCTTGGAGCCTTTAATATTTTTCTCTGTGCAGGAATCATAGCAGGGATCATTCAGCTGGTTTTAGGATTCATAAGGGCAGGAAGCATTTCCAATTATTTTCCTAATAACGTTATTGAGGGAATGCTTGCCGCAATCGGGATCATTATTATTTTAAAACAGATCCCTCATGCAGTGGGTTTTGATAAGGATTACGAGGGGCATGAATCTATTTTCGACAACGGGCTGAATTTTGGATATTTCACGGAACTTTTAGAGGCTGTGCATCCCGGAGCGATTATCATTACCCTGATTTCCATTGCCATACTGATCGTATGGGATAAAGTTTATGTCCTCAGGAGAATAAAGATGCTTCCCGGAGCTTTGGTGGCTGTAGTCGCAGGAATTATCCTAAATGAAATATTTAAGCTTTCTGACAGCTCACTGGCTATAGGTCCGAAGCATCTGGTCTCCCTGCCGGTTCCGAAATCTATTGATGACTTTAAAAATTTTGTAACGCTTCCTGACTTTTCAGGCTTTATGAATGCAAAAGTGTGGGTAACGGGCGCTACGATCGCCATTGTAGCTTCTATTGAAACTTTACTTTGTATCGAAGCGTCAGACAGGCTGGACCAGCAAAGAAGGATTACAGACACCAACCTCGAACTGAAAGCCCAGGGAATCGGGAACCTGGTCAGTTCTTTCATCGGCGGCCTTCCCATGACTTCTGTAGTGGTGAGAAGTTCGGCAAATGCCAATGCAGGAGCTACTTCAAAACTATCCACCATTATTCACGGGACATTGCTGCTGATCTGTGTGCTTTCCATCCCGGCAATATTAAATTTGATTCCTTTTGCCACATTGGCTGCAGTATTGCTTCTGGTAGGATATAAGCTGGCTAAACCAGCTACGTTCAGGCACTTCTGGCATTTAGGAAAATTCCAGTTCATCCCATTTCTGGCAACAGTTGTGGCGGTAGTGGCAACAGATTTGCTGAAAGGTGTAGGGATCGGATTAGCGATTTCCGTATTGTATATCCTTCAGGGAAACATGAAGAGGGCCTATTACCTGAGCCGGGAAAAGCTGAATGATGCGGACGGAATCATGATCAGGCTTTCTGAGGAAGTTTCATTCCTTAACAAAGCTGCCATTAAGAAAACATTAAAAAATATTAAACCTAATTCTGCGGTAACCATTGATGCCAGAGAAACCTCGTATATTGCAACGGATGTCCTGGAAATGATTCAGGATTTTGCCAATATCAGGGCTAAAGAAGAGGATATTACTGTGGAGCTGTTGGGTTTTAAGACATCATACCTGGACTATGAGCGGAAAGAGGATTCCCATATCATAGTCACGCACAAAAGAGCTATATAG
- a CDS encoding glycosyltransferase has protein sequence MAEKKKILIRIGSLRHGGAEKVLVTLLKNLPQDQYEIDLLLNLYSGKYLADVPEWINVLYLNKGEMITTNGPHEIPKKAARVLYQGILKRFPSLLYKGKLKNKKYDIEFAAIHGMRDEILRSPLKASKKIVWIHNDLSQVKGYTETEIRKFFGFDQIMVISEKIEQHFHSLAQNDAEHQKIIKIYNPLDTGEFITKAEEPVLNYTFDRSVPTFISVGTVFPQKGFDRLLKVHKRLLDEGFRHKILIVGDGYDFENIRSQRTDLGLDETVTMLGFTDNPYPYFKHADFYLLSSRYEGFPTVLFEAITLKKKIIATEVSGAGEMLMNGALGLLVENSDEGIYTGMKKALSQPEFFEQYLERLYHYEMPFTLENSVSRIISVLDAPCKPSFNTDQ, from the coding sequence ATGGCTGAAAAAAAGAAAATACTGATCCGAATAGGTTCCCTGCGTCACGGCGGCGCAGAAAAAGTTCTTGTAACACTGCTTAAAAACCTTCCGCAGGATCAGTATGAAATCGATCTTCTGCTCAATCTCTATTCTGGAAAATACCTTGCCGATGTGCCGGAATGGATCAATGTTTTATACCTGAATAAGGGGGAAATGATTACGACCAACGGCCCTCATGAAATACCGAAAAAGGCTGCAAGGGTGCTTTACCAGGGAATACTTAAAAGGTTTCCAAGTCTTCTCTACAAAGGAAAACTGAAAAATAAAAAGTACGATATCGAATTTGCGGCCATCCACGGAATGCGGGATGAAATCCTGCGGTCTCCGCTAAAGGCATCAAAAAAAATCGTATGGATCCACAATGACCTTTCCCAGGTTAAAGGCTACACGGAAACAGAAATCAGAAAATTTTTCGGTTTTGATCAGATTATGGTCATTTCGGAAAAAATTGAACAGCATTTTCACAGCCTGGCCCAAAACGATGCGGAACATCAGAAGATAATCAAAATATATAATCCCCTAGATACGGGAGAGTTTATCACCAAAGCAGAAGAACCGGTCCTGAATTATACTTTCGACAGGTCTGTTCCAACCTTCATTTCAGTGGGAACCGTTTTTCCGCAGAAAGGTTTCGACCGACTGCTGAAAGTCCACAAAAGGCTTTTGGATGAAGGATTCAGGCATAAAATCCTTATTGTTGGAGACGGTTATGATTTTGAAAACATCAGAAGTCAGCGGACTGATCTCGGCCTGGATGAAACCGTTACCATGCTGGGCTTTACAGATAATCCTTACCCTTATTTTAAACATGCGGATTTTTATCTGCTGAGCTCAAGGTATGAAGGTTTTCCAACAGTGCTTTTTGAAGCCATAACCCTGAAAAAGAAAATTATTGCCACTGAAGTTTCAGGAGCAGGCGAAATGCTGATGAACGGGGCGCTTGGGCTTTTGGTAGAGAACTCCGATGAAGGGATTTATACCGGCATGAAAAAAGCGTTATCCCAACCGGAATTTTTTGAACAGTATCTTGAACGGCTGTATCATTATGAGATGCCTTTTACCCTTGAAAATTCAGTTTCAAGGATTATTTCTGTTCTCGATGCACCCTGCAAACCATCTTTTAATACGGATCAATAA
- a CDS encoding carbonic anhydrase, translating into MAQSYEVIFENNKKWVESKIAENPAFFEELAKTQNPEYLYIGCSDSRATAEELMGAKPGEVFVHRNIANIVNTLDMSSTAVIQYAVEHLKVKHIIVCGHYNCGGVKAAMTPQDLGLLNPWLRNIRDVYRIHQIELDAIEDDTKRYDRLVELNVQEQCINVIKMACVQERYILEEEPIVHGWVFDLRTGKIIDLEIDFEKILKDIQKIYNLTSSDWVMSRKTK; encoded by the coding sequence ATGGCACAATCGTACGAAGTTATTTTTGAAAACAACAAAAAGTGGGTAGAATCTAAAATTGCAGAAAACCCGGCTTTCTTTGAAGAACTTGCAAAAACCCAGAACCCGGAGTATCTTTATATCGGATGCTCGGACAGCAGGGCTACGGCGGAAGAACTTATGGGAGCAAAGCCTGGTGAAGTATTCGTCCACAGAAATATTGCCAATATTGTGAATACTCTGGACATGAGTTCAACAGCGGTTATTCAATACGCTGTAGAGCATCTGAAAGTGAAGCACATTATTGTCTGCGGGCATTACAATTGCGGTGGGGTAAAAGCTGCGATGACGCCTCAGGATCTTGGTTTGCTGAATCCATGGCTGAGGAACATCCGCGATGTATACCGGATCCACCAAATTGAGCTGGACGCAATTGAAGACGACACAAAGCGTTATGACAGGCTTGTAGAACTGAATGTTCAGGAGCAATGCATCAACGTAATTAAAATGGCCTGTGTGCAGGAGCGGTACATTCTTGAAGAAGAACCTATCGTACACGGCTGGGTGTTTGACCTAAGAACGGGTAAGATCATTGATCTGGAGATCGATTTCGAGAAAATCCTGAAAGATATCCAGAAGATTTATAACCTTACCAGCTCAGATTGGGTGATGAGTAGAAAAACAAAGTAG
- a CDS encoding carbonic anhydrase family protein, which yields MKAHTHETQSTITPERALEFLKEGNQRFVNNLKANRDLLEQVNATREGQWPFAVILSCIDSRTSAELIFDQGLGDIFSIRIAGNFVNQDILGSMEFGCNVAGSKLVVVLGHTKCGALKGGLDAAQIEGMGMDNLNHLINHFSPIIKEVIKDGEEYSSTNSDLLERLNHQNVKHAIEDIRKQSSTLRNLEKEGKIKIVGANYDVETGVVSWL from the coding sequence ATGAAAGCGCACACGCACGAAACACAATCAACCATTACCCCTGAAAGGGCGCTGGAATTCTTAAAAGAAGGAAACCAGAGATTTGTAAATAATCTTAAAGCCAACAGAGACCTTCTGGAACAGGTGAACGCAACCCGTGAAGGGCAATGGCCGTTTGCCGTTATTTTAAGCTGTATAGACAGCCGTACGTCTGCTGAGCTGATCTTTGATCAGGGCTTGGGAGATATCTTCAGCATCAGAATTGCGGGTAACTTTGTTAACCAGGATATTTTAGGATCTATGGAATTCGGTTGTAATGTGGCAGGCTCTAAACTGGTTGTCGTATTGGGACATACGAAATGTGGCGCGTTGAAAGGCGGACTGGATGCTGCACAGATTGAAGGTATGGGAATGGATAATCTTAACCACCTGATCAACCATTTCAGCCCGATTATTAAGGAGGTGATTAAAGACGGAGAAGAGTATTCTTCTACCAACAGCGACCTTCTCGAAAGGCTGAACCACCAGAATGTAAAGCATGCCATCGAAGACATCCGTAAACAGAGCTCAACACTGAGAAACCTTGAAAAAGAAGGTAAAATTAAAATTGTAGGAGCCAATTATGATGTAGAAACAGGAGTGGTAAGCTGGCTGTAG
- a CDS encoding serine O-acetyltransferase: MADHYSTLQKDFYRESGQWLSPFGIWAKCINPNLHFIYIFRKAQKFRKTPVLNIFWKLILRHYQIRYGFQIYPETEIGEGFYLGHWGSLVINPYTRIGKNCNMAQGVTIGQQNRGKNAGIPVIGNEVWIGANAVIVGGITIGDDVLIAPNAYVNFDVPPHSVVIGNPAKIIPADNATEGYINNKI, encoded by the coding sequence ATGGCAGACCACTATTCCACCCTTCAGAAAGATTTTTACCGGGAAAGCGGCCAATGGCTTTCCCCATTTGGAATCTGGGCAAAATGTATCAACCCGAATCTTCATTTTATCTACATATTCAGAAAAGCACAAAAATTCCGTAAGACTCCTGTTCTAAATATCTTCTGGAAGCTGATTCTGCGCCATTACCAGATCAGATATGGTTTCCAGATTTATCCGGAAACTGAAATCGGGGAAGGATTTTACCTGGGACATTGGGGAAGCCTGGTGATCAACCCGTATACAAGAATCGGGAAAAACTGCAATATGGCACAAGGCGTTACCATCGGACAGCAGAACCGCGGAAAAAATGCAGGGATTCCGGTCATCGGCAATGAAGTGTGGATTGGCGCCAATGCTGTAATTGTTGGCGGCATCACCATCGGAGATGATGTGCTTATTGCCCCTAATGCATATGTTAACTTTGATGTGCCTCCGCATTCCGTTGTTATTGGGAATCCCGCTAAAATTATTCCTGCCGACAATGCTACTGAAGGATATATCAATAATAAAATCTGA
- the mfd gene encoding transcription-repair coupling factor translates to MQLKTINEKFLPYLLQKEFGKEIFDRLDTQKHIAVKGSAGSAVSVLAAELYLTRKKTLLYITDDKEDALYINTEMEGLLGKDKVLYFPATHLEPYQVEKTQNANLVLRTEVLNKMSSGKTPRVIVAFIGALSEKVLKKEDFKAISHQIEVGNQLDFDFVDELLNHYHFQQTDFVSEPGEFSVRGGIVDVFSYSNEQPYRITFFGNEVESIRTFDIETQLSVGKVKEFQLVSNMNFSVTGSRVSLLQLLPDDSFIISKNAVVGLGKIKTFYEKALEKYGTLHQDIAHREPKELFISDEEFLFDYKKFRTIDFSSVPIEALKDQSEIILEQTAQPSFHKNFELLAEDLEKKQSEGFDTWISFSTEKQKERLELIFEELEREVPFKSFTSELHEGFVDNSRKIMIYTDHQIFDRYQRYKAKNTFAKSEQLTLKDLMSLKIGDYIAHIDHGIGKFMGLVKVNNDGKIQECFKLTYKNGDLLYVSIHSLHKISKYNGPEGREIVLSKLGSPAWKSLKQKTKEKVKQIAFDLIKLYAQRKSAKGFSYSPDSYLQNELEASFIYEDTPDQEKATVDVKKDMEDSTVMDRLVCGDVGFGKTEVAIRAAFKAATDGKQVAVLVPTTILAFQHYRSFKDRLKDFPVNISYLNRFRTAKQKSETLAALKDGKVDIIIGTHQLVGSSVKFKDLGLLIIDEEHKFGVSVKDKLKTLKTNVDTLTLTATPIPRTLQFSLMAARDLSVIKTPPPNRQPVDTQLVGFNEEIIRDAVSYELQRDGQVYFINNRVENLKDIAGLIQRLVPDAKVITGHGQMEGKQLEKNVLDFMEGKYDVLVSTTIVESGVDVPNANTIFINDAHRFGMADLHQMRGRVGRSNRKAFCYLITPPYDMMTADARKRLEAIEQFSDLGSGFQIAMKDLEIRGAGDLLGAEQSGFINEMGFETYQKLMQEALEELKDDENFENLFENEEDRQKLFKSTKDVNIDTDLELMLPDSYISNTEERLLLYQKIAEIDNEKDLQKFELELTDRFGALPKEAVNLLKSVSLKWLAADIGFERIVMKNGIFLGYFPANPQDKFYQTDKFRHIISYLTQNPAEAQLKEKVTKDGNHLMMRKDKIKNVDEVNNLLKSILQTK, encoded by the coding sequence ATGCAGTTAAAAACCATCAATGAAAAATTTCTTCCGTACCTCCTCCAAAAAGAATTCGGGAAGGAAATTTTTGACAGGCTGGACACTCAAAAACATATTGCCGTAAAAGGAAGTGCAGGATCTGCAGTTTCCGTTCTTGCTGCCGAACTTTACCTTACCCGTAAAAAGACATTGCTGTACATTACTGATGATAAAGAGGATGCTCTTTACATCAATACTGAAATGGAGGGATTGCTGGGAAAAGATAAGGTGCTGTACTTTCCTGCCACTCACCTGGAGCCTTACCAGGTAGAAAAGACGCAGAATGCCAACCTGGTTTTAAGGACTGAAGTGCTGAATAAAATGAGCTCCGGTAAAACGCCAAGGGTGATTGTTGCCTTTATAGGTGCTTTATCCGAAAAGGTATTAAAAAAAGAAGATTTTAAAGCGATTTCACATCAGATCGAAGTCGGCAATCAGCTGGATTTTGATTTTGTGGACGAACTGCTGAACCATTATCATTTCCAGCAGACGGATTTTGTTTCCGAGCCGGGAGAGTTTTCAGTGCGAGGAGGGATCGTGGATGTTTTTTCTTATTCAAATGAACAGCCTTACCGGATTACATTTTTTGGCAATGAAGTGGAAAGCATCCGTACTTTTGACATTGAGACCCAACTCTCCGTAGGTAAGGTAAAGGAATTCCAGCTGGTATCCAATATGAATTTTTCAGTAACCGGAAGCCGGGTTTCACTGCTACAGCTTCTACCTGACGACAGTTTTATTATTTCTAAAAATGCTGTGGTGGGACTGGGCAAGATCAAAACCTTTTATGAAAAGGCATTGGAAAAATACGGCACCCTGCATCAGGATATTGCACACCGTGAACCTAAGGAACTCTTTATTTCCGATGAAGAATTCCTGTTCGATTACAAGAAATTCAGGACCATTGATTTCAGCAGTGTGCCTATAGAAGCTTTAAAAGATCAGTCTGAAATTATTCTGGAGCAAACTGCCCAGCCCTCTTTTCATAAAAATTTTGAACTCCTGGCCGAAGACCTGGAAAAAAAACAGTCAGAGGGTTTCGATACCTGGATCTCATTCTCTACAGAAAAACAAAAGGAAAGGCTGGAACTGATTTTTGAAGAACTGGAACGAGAAGTGCCTTTCAAGAGCTTTACTTCAGAACTGCATGAAGGATTTGTAGATAACAGCCGAAAGATCATGATCTATACAGACCATCAGATCTTTGACCGCTACCAGCGTTATAAGGCCAAAAATACATTTGCTAAATCTGAACAGCTGACGCTCAAGGATCTCATGTCCCTTAAAATAGGGGATTACATTGCCCACATCGATCATGGGATCGGGAAATTCATGGGTCTGGTGAAGGTAAATAATGACGGTAAAATACAGGAATGTTTTAAACTGACCTACAAAAACGGCGACCTATTATATGTAAGCATTCATTCCCTTCATAAAATTTCCAAATACAATGGCCCGGAAGGCAGGGAAATAGTCCTGAGCAAACTCGGTTCGCCGGCATGGAAGTCTTTAAAACAGAAAACTAAAGAAAAGGTAAAGCAGATTGCCTTTGACCTTATTAAATTATATGCCCAGAGAAAATCGGCCAAAGGATTTTCTTATTCACCGGATTCCTATCTGCAGAATGAGCTGGAAGCCAGCTTTATATACGAAGATACACCGGACCAGGAAAAAGCAACCGTCGATGTGAAGAAGGATATGGAAGATTCCACGGTGATGGACAGGCTGGTATGCGGCGATGTAGGATTCGGTAAAACCGAAGTGGCTATCCGTGCAGCGTTCAAAGCGGCCACGGACGGCAAACAGGTTGCTGTATTGGTTCCTACCACCATTCTTGCTTTTCAGCATTATAGGAGCTTCAAAGACCGGTTAAAGGATTTTCCGGTTAATATTTCCTATCTCAACCGTTTCAGAACGGCAAAACAGAAATCCGAAACCCTGGCAGCCCTGAAAGACGGGAAAGTAGATATCATTATCGGGACACATCAGCTGGTAGGCAGCAGTGTCAAGTTTAAAGACCTGGGCCTGTTGATCATTGATGAGGAACATAAATTCGGTGTTTCCGTAAAAGACAAACTGAAAACGCTGAAAACAAATGTGGATACGCTTACGTTAACTGCCACACCTATTCCAAGGACTTTGCAGTTTTCTTTAATGGCTGCACGAGACTTGTCCGTTATTAAAACACCTCCGCCCAACCGCCAGCCTGTGGATACGCAACTGGTAGGATTCAATGAGGAAATTATACGCGATGCCGTTTCCTATGAGCTTCAGAGGGATGGGCAGGTTTATTTTATCAACAATAGAGTGGAAAACCTTAAAGATATCGCCGGCCTGATCCAGCGCCTCGTTCCGGATGCAAAAGTCATTACCGGACATGGTCAGATGGAAGGAAAGCAGCTGGAAAAAAATGTCCTTGATTTTATGGAGGGCAAATATGATGTTCTGGTCTCTACAACCATTGTAGAAAGCGGAGTGGATGTTCCTAATGCCAATACGATCTTCATTAATGATGCCCACCGGTTCGGGATGGCAGACCTTCATCAGATGAGAGGAAGGGTAGGCCGGAGCAACAGGAAAGCATTCTGCTATTTGATTACCCCGCCTTATGATATGATGACTGCCGATGCACGGAAAAGACTCGAGGCCATTGAACAGTTTTCAGATCTGGGAAGCGGTTTCCAGATTGCCATGAAGGATTTGGAAATCCGGGGTGCCGGAGACTTATTGGGTGCGGAACAGAGCGGTTTTATTAATGAAATGGGTTTTGAAACCTATCAGAAGCTGATGCAGGAAGCCCTGGAGGAACTGAAGGACGATGAGAATTTTGAAAATCTTTTTGAAAATGAAGAAGACCGGCAGAAACTGTTCAAGAGTACCAAAGATGTTAATATTGATACTGACCTTGAACTGATGCTTCCGGATTCCTATATTTCCAATACCGAAGAAAGACTTCTGCTGTATCAGAAGATCGCTGAAATAGATAATGAGAAGGACCTTCAGAAATTTGAGCTTGAACTGACAGATCGTTTCGGGGCCTTGCCGAAAGAAGCTGTAAATCTCTTGAAGAGCGTCTCACTGAAGTGGCTCGCTGCAGACATCGGTTTTGAAAGAATCGTCATGAAAAATGGTATTTTCCTCGGTTATTTCCCGGCTAATCCCCAGGATAAGTTTTATCAGACCGATAAATTCAGGCATATCATCAGTTATCTCACCCAGAACCCTGCTGAAGCCCAGCTAAAAGAGAAGGTAACCAAAGACGGAAACCATCTGATGATGAGAAAAGATAAGATTAAGAACGTTGATGAGGTGAATAACCTGTTGAAATCCATTCTTCAGACCAAATAA
- a CDS encoding acyltransferase, translating into MLLLYRALLKIHTTYQFMIQKIYLKICLSKGLKVGKNVRFVEVPQFGTECFLIEIGDDTTFSNNVRFVNHDGGQNALHFFDEYKDVRTFGRIKIGKQCLIGADTTIMLGVEMGDNCVLGAGSILTSSMPSGTVYAGVPAKYICTIKEYGDKLLANNVIYPRELEQDRAKLEAYIKEHLPHAYKPVKK; encoded by the coding sequence ATGCTTTTATTATACCGTGCCCTGCTGAAAATACATACCACGTATCAGTTCATGATCCAGAAGATCTATCTGAAGATCTGCTTATCCAAAGGCCTGAAAGTAGGAAAAAACGTACGTTTTGTAGAAGTTCCCCAGTTCGGAACGGAATGCTTCCTGATCGAGATCGGGGATGATACTACGTTTTCCAATAACGTACGGTTTGTCAACCACGACGGAGGGCAGAATGCCCTGCATTTTTTTGACGAATATAAAGATGTGCGTACTTTCGGGAGGATAAAGATTGGCAAGCAATGCCTTATAGGTGCCGATACCACCATCATGCTCGGTGTGGAAATGGGCGATAACTGCGTTCTGGGAGCAGGATCCATCTTAACCTCTTCTATGCCCAGCGGAACGGTGTATGCAGGGGTTCCTGCCAAATACATCTGCACCATCAAGGAATACGGGGACAAGCTGTTGGCCAACAATGTCATCTATCCTCGTGAACTGGAGCAGGACAGAGCCAAGCTTGAAGCCTATATCAAAGAACACCTTCCGCATGCCTATAAACCGGTAAAGAAATAA
- the pth gene encoding aminoacyl-tRNA hydrolase — MKYLIVGLGNKGAEYENTRHNIGFKVADKIAETLDVSFNTTNFGWMADGKYKGRRVLVLKPDTYMNLSGNAVKYWMQKENIPLDHVLIITDDLALPFGTLRMKAKGSDAGHNGLKNINEVLQTQNYARLRFGISADFSEGRQIDYVLGTWNEEESGKLQERIEKFAQASLSFVFAGINNTMSAFNGK, encoded by the coding sequence ATGAAATATTTAATTGTCGGGCTGGGTAATAAAGGCGCTGAATACGAAAACACAAGACATAATATAGGTTTTAAGGTAGCTGATAAAATCGCAGAAACCCTTGATGTTTCTTTTAATACAACCAATTTTGGCTGGATGGCTGATGGGAAATACAAAGGAAGAAGAGTTTTGGTACTGAAGCCGGATACTTATATGAATCTTTCCGGGAATGCGGTGAAGTACTGGATGCAGAAAGAGAATATACCGTTGGATCATGTGCTGATTATTACTGATGACCTTGCGCTGCCATTCGGAACGCTGCGGATGAAAGCAAAAGGCTCGGATGCGGGGCACAATGGGCTGAAAAACATTAATGAAGTCCTGCAGACCCAGAATTATGCCCGCCTTCGTTTCGGAATTTCTGCAGATTTTTCAGAGGGAAGACAGATTGATTATGTTCTCGGTACCTGGAACGAAGAAGAATCGGGAAAGCTTCAGGAAAGAATAGAAAAATTTGCCCAGGCTTCCCTGTCATTTGTTTTTGCAGGAATCAACAATACCATGTCAGCTTTTAACGGGAAATAA
- a CDS encoding DUF2306 domain-containing protein, with protein sequence MRKLLFAAMCIFALLVGAYPLLYAFVESKYTFLSSKSPEVLHNIIWKTAFLAHIIFGGLALFIGWRQFGPSFRNKYTGLHRAIGKIYVIAAIISSASALYMGFYANGGLVSEIGFIFLAITWLMTTAIAVGKIRNGQVIQHQQLMTYSYACAFAAVTLRIWYPLLIRISGDPVNSYIIVAWLCWIPNVLTAYFLNMRLRKRES encoded by the coding sequence ATGAGAAAATTATTATTTGCAGCCATGTGCATATTCGCTTTGCTGGTAGGAGCTTATCCTTTATTATATGCTTTTGTTGAGTCTAAATATACTTTTCTGAGCTCTAAGTCTCCCGAAGTTCTTCATAATATCATTTGGAAAACAGCTTTTCTTGCCCACATCATTTTCGGTGGGCTGGCACTTTTCATAGGCTGGCGGCAGTTCGGACCTTCATTCAGGAACAAATATACGGGCTTGCATAGGGCTATTGGGAAGATCTACGTAATTGCAGCTATCATCAGTTCTGCTTCCGCGTTGTATATGGGCTTTTATGCAAATGGTGGACTTGTATCAGAAATAGGATTTATCTTTTTAGCAATCACTTGGCTCATGACTACGGCCATAGCAGTGGGCAAAATCAGAAACGGACAGGTCATTCAACACCAGCAGTTAATGACCTATAGCTATGCTTGTGCATTTGCAGCTGTAACCCTGAGAATTTGGTATCCTCTGTTGATACGGATAAGCGGTGATCCTGTCAACTCTTATATTATTGTGGCATGGTTGTGCTGGATTCCTAATGTGTTGACCGCTTATTTTCTGAACATGAGATTGAGAAAGCGTGAATCCTGA